The Pseudomonas sp. SCA2728.1_7 DNA segment TGAATATTTCCGGGGGAAGAAAGTTCCCGTCGTTTATCATATTGACGACAATTTATTAGATATACCCGCGTCTCTTGGGGAGGTAATTGGCAAAAGTCACGGAGCCTCGGATGTCATCGAGGCGCGGCGTTATTTGCTTGAGAATTGCGATTTAATATATGCATCCACGCAGTATCTCGCCCAGCACTTGCAAGGCTTGTTTCCGCAGCAAAAGATATTTAGCGGTATGTATGCGCCTTATATGGTTGAACACATCCGCACAGAAAGAAAACCAGGTAATGATCAACCTATTATCGGCTATATGGGGTCAAGAGGGCATCAGGAAGATCTGGATCTGGTCGTACCTTCACTAGTACGCTTGCTGGATGATAATGCGAGTATAAGGTTTGAGGTGTTTGGTAGCATTAAAATGCCTGACGAGCTTCTTAGGTTCGGAGAAAGAGTAAAGGCTCATGAGGTTTGTAAGGATTATGTCGGTTTTTTGAATAAACTTAATACCTTGGGTTGGGATGTTGGGCTAGCCCCTTTGGTGGATGAAAAATTCAATTTGTGCAAGGCTCCAACCAAGTTCGTTGAATATACTGCGGCAGGCATCCCGGTTATTGCATCGGATATTCAAGTTTACAGTCCTTTCGCAATGCCAGGTTGTGCGGTTCTAGTTCAGGATGAATGGTACGACGCTATAGACGCATTGTTGAAGGATTCCGGGCTTAGAGCGTCAATGGTTAAGAATGCACACGAGTATTGTGTAAGTAATTTTTCGGAAAAGCGCTTGCAAGATCAATTGGTCACTTTGATCAATGGCTTGATTTAAAGTTTGCTCGGGGTAGGTCAAGAGTTTAATTGTTTAATCAATATATGCTTAGGATTTATTCTGGGTGGGGTTACCTTATCTAGAAGCCAGTGATCACGACTCAGGCTGATCGCGCTGACAAAAGGATGACCCGCCGGCGTTTACGCAAGGATGGCCCTTGAGACCCGGGTAGGCGTAGGTCTACTCCCCGATATGTGATAGATTGCTGCGGTGAAGGGACACTGCAGCGAAGGATAAGATATGAACGAATGTGGACAAGACTGGTTTGCTCCGTCATTTTCGTTGAGATGGCTGAGAAAAGTGCCACAATTGAACTCGTAGAAGGCTGATTATTACATGTGGCGACAAACCATTAACTCCAGTGTTGCGCTTGCGAAGCGCAGTATTTCCATTCAGATAAAACAACACGCTTTGGGTTACGCATGGGCACTAATAACGCCCATGCTTTATGCTGCTTGCTATATCTTTATCAAGGGTCAATTGAATGGTGGTGCCGCACATTCGGCAGACTCCGGCTGGGACATACTACGAGCGTTTGCCGGAGTAACGATTTTTCAATGGTGGATGCATATCGTTCAAGAGATGTCTGATTTTATTCGAAAGAATAGAGGTCTTTTGCGAGGTATTAACGTCGGGCCAATTCCTTTCGTTCTATCAGTTTTATTTGAAGGGTTGATTGGTTTGCTGATCAGAGTGGTATTGATATTGATCGCAATACCTTTGTTGGGTCTGTCGTTCCCTACGCAACCTTTCTCCTGGCTGTCAATTATAATTTCCTTGATGGCTTTGCTGATTTCAGCGGTCACCATCGGAACTATACTTGCGCCATGGGCGGTGCTGTACGCGGATGTTCGTAAAGGGCTCTCGTCCGTCAGTTTACCAGTGATACTCATATCACCGATTTTTTACCCGGCTTTTGAACAAACTTCCGGGCCTTTGTTCTGGTTGAACTGTATCAACCCTTTAGCTGCTCCATTGGCTATATTGGCGAAGTCCTTACACGATTTGGAATCTGTTTACATGCTTCCATTGATTATCAGTACGGTGGTGTTTACCTTAATTTTGAGTTGGTCGCTCAAACAGCTCCATCGTCAAGTACCGATTCTGCTTGAGCGCATGGGGTAACTTATGACTGTACTGCTAGAAGTAAACGATTTATGGAAAAAGTATTCACGTGACTTGAAGTCATCTGTGAAGTATGCGGCTCGAGATATTTTGCGTGGCGCTGTAAGCGGTGGGCAAAACGATCACAAAGACCTTCGCGATTCCGAGTTTTGGGCGATTAGAGGTATGAATTTCTCCCTTCGCCGTGGTGAAGTACTTGGCGTACTGGGACATAACGGCGCAGGAAAAAGCACACTGCTCAAATGTATTGCCGGGAAACTGGCAGCTGATCGAGGCAGTGTGATCCGAAACGGTGAGCTGGGTTACCTGCTGGAAATGAGCGCGGGTTTTTCGCCTACCATGACGGGTCGTGACAATGTCACGGTGCGCGGTCGTTTGATGGGCATGAATGGCAAAGCGTTAGCTGCCTATATTGATGAAGTTAAAGATTTCTCTGAGCTTGATACGTTTTTTGACTCACCTGTACAGTTTTATAGTTCAGGTATGAAGTCGAGGCTTGGTTTCGCTGCTTCCTCCGTCATTCGGCCTGATATTCTTATTATCGATGAGGTTCTTGCCGTAGGAGACCTTTCTTTCCGGCTGCGTTGTTACGAACGCGTAAACGAGCTCGCGCGGAATGCGGCAGTCATTTTCGTATCGCACTCTATCGGTCAGGTAGCTCGACTTTGTAATCGAGCCATATTCCTGGAAAAGGGTAAAGTGCTATATGAGGGAGGGGTTCAGAATGCCATTTCCCTCTATCAGGACAAGCTGGGTGATCAAAATGAGAGAAAGCGTGGTCACACACTTCATCCGGAGCTGATTTCATTCAGTTTGATGGCAAATGGTTGCCAGCTTGTTCCAGGTCAATCGCTTCCTTATGGGGCTAATCTGAGTCTTGATATAGATATTAGCAAGTTGCCCGAGAATGCAGTTATAAGACCACTACTGCGGGATGGCTCCCAAGGTGTTCTGGCGGATTGGAACTCTGTACGTTCGAATTTGTCTTGGCCTGCCGGACGGACCCGCTTAAAAGCGGATCTCGGGAGTGCGGAGTTGGCACCCGGTGCGTATTCGATTTCAATTGAAGTGATGAGTCCTGATGGGGTCGAACATATTTCACTGTCAGAGTCTACGCCCTTCAGGATTGGCGGCTCTTATTTAAATGCCGTAGCCATTCAGAAAACCGCGACATGGCAATTCCCAGAGTGATAGGGGGCGTTGTGTCGTTGGGGAGTCAGTTGCAAGTCTCATATCTTATTAAGGTCTAATATATGACGGATGTTAAAGGCATCTCCAACGACCCCATAGATACAGTCCGCGTATTCGTGGCAGCCACTCCCGCTGAATGGCTGCCGATGAAGGTTCTTGAGTTCTCGATTCTTGAAACTACAGACTTGCCTGTTCAGCTGTCAGCTATTTATACACATCAGCGAACGATACCATTACCTAAGGACGCTGCTAACAAGGCAAGAACGCCTTTCTCATTCCAGCGTTTTTTAATCCCTGAACTATGTGGGTATGAAGGTAAAGCGATATATCTCGATGCGGATATGCAAGTATTTCAGGATATAGCGGGTTTATGGAATCGGCCGTTTCAGGGAAGTGTTTTGCAAACGGTCGGTAGTGCAGGGGGAGGGCGCCGCTCTCAGTTCAGCGTGATGCTGATGGACTGTGCTCAATTGGGTTGGAACATTGATAGCATTATCAACCAGCTCGATAAAGGCGAAATCAGTTATCACGAACTTATGTATGAAATGAAACTGGCCAGTGAGATTTCGTTCTCAGTTCCGGAGTTGTGGAACTCTCTAGAGAGCTACGCTGAGGGGGAAACAAGTTTGCTGCATTATACAGATATGAACACCCAACCATGGGTGTCCCTGGATAATCCTAACAGAGGTTTATGGGTTTCGTGTTTGCGTAGGGCGCTACAAAAGGGTTTTATTTCTCGTGATGAGTTAGTGCGAGAGATAGAGCAGGGTCACGTCCGGCCCTCGCTCCTTGCTGAGGCGTTTTCAAATTCCAAAGGCAATTGGAAGCCGGCTTTTGGTGATCTGTTAGCCGACGCATTATATACCCCACCCTATTATTCCATCGCCGCATCACGCCGCGGAAAGCTGTACGCGGGTTTGTCCAGGTTATCTCGTGCGTTTCGTCTGATATTGCGGCCCTTACTTCGGTAGCGAAGGTCTCCAGGGTCAGCGGGTTTGGGAATAAATCAACAGGGATTCGAGCGTAAAATCAATGAAGAGCAAGGTCAGGAACTAAAATGCTTAGCCACGTAGAGAAGATTAAAAAAACTATCAGCGACGCATTCGCTCGGATTTTTGGTGGTAAAGACGCGGAGGTGAAAGTGCAAGGCGGTGTTTCCGCACGCGTGCTTTTTGTAGCTAATGCACTTATTCCAACATTGCAATTGAGCTTTTTGAAACCGCTCGCAGCCAATATTGAACAGGGTAATCTGACCACGGACTTGTTAAGTGAACAGCAGATGAAAGAGCTGTTTGGCAAACGTCTGCGCGAATCCGAAGTGGAGAGTTGGATAAGTGAGCGGGTGGAGAAGTTTAAGCCTACTGCGATCGTTTTTTGTCGTTACAGTGGGCCGCATACGGCCTATCTGACTCAACTGGCTAAAGCGGCGGGCATTCCTACAGTTTTTCATGTCGACGATGATCTTCTGCATGTACCTGTTGAAATTGGACAGAAAAAATATGAGTACCATAATCATCCCGCTCGCCTCGAAGCTGTGCGGTACCTGCTTGAGAATGTCGATCTTGTCTACTGCTCGACTGAAGCGCTGAAACAGCGCTTTGTTTCCTATGGATTAGAGTCAAACTTTAAAGTGGGTACCATTTATTGCTCTGGCAATGTATTGGTTCCGGCAGTAAAACGATCGACAAAGAAAATCGGCTATATGGGTTTTGACCACGCCCATGATCTGGAAACGGTCTTGCCAGCACTGATTCAAGTACTAAGAAATGACTCTGACGTTGAATTTGAATTGTTTGGTTCAATACCAAAACCAGCAGTACTTGAGGAGTTTGGTGACAGGGTCAATGTCATCCCTCCGGTACCCAACTACGAAGAGTTTCTTGCCAAGTTTTCTTCGCTGAACTGGGATATTGGCATCTGCCCGCTAGCTAATACGGATTTCAATGCTGTCAAAGCCAATACCAAGTGGGTCGAATATACTTCGGTTGGTACAGCGGTCGTCGCGAGTGCCGATACAATTTATGACGCCTGCTGTTCAGGGGGATGTGGCACATTGGCAACAACGACTGCGCAATGGGTGGATGCTCTTGAACTGTTGATTGGTGGCAGTGAGAGACGCTTAACGCAGGTTTTGAATGCTCAAAACCGACTCAGGGAAGACTACTCCGTTGATCGCCTGCAGCGTCAAGTGCTTGATGTTCTAGACACGGCTGCCAAGCTGGTCAAGTCTGCAGCATGAGCTTCTGATCGCGCCGAGCTGGATGTGAATGTGCGAACGCACTCAAGTTGTTAATAACGCCGGTAAGCGCCTTTTTGAAGAGGCGCTAACCGTGCGTGCTGGACTGACTTAAATCTTGTTCAGATAGATGGCTAGAATAAGGCTTATATTGCCCATCAAGGTCTGACGATAAATTCCTGAACTTCTCATTAGACGAAACCTCTGAAGCAATGTGCTTTGCCTTGCCTTTTTGAAGTCATGCACTGTCTGTCTGTTGCTGGGTGTCAGATCTTCTTCAAGTGGTTCAAGGATGCTCAGATTGACATCGCTCCAGCGGCTAAATCGTCCGTCGATAAGTTTTCCCAAACGAAGTATGCGTTCTTTGATACTGGAGTTGGAACCGATCACATTGCCACCGTGTTGGCGGTAATCGAGCGTTGGCTCCGAATCGTAGATGACCTTTCCACCGCACGCTGTCGTTAAAAGATAGGCAAGCCAGTCATGTGCGACAACAGGAATGTCGGGTGAAGTTCTGTTCAACAAGTCTCGTGCCGCGCCATTCAGAAGCATCGTATTGGCGCCTGCAATACTCTGTATTAGCGCATTTTGGAATAGGGGCGGTCGGTTGAATTTGGGTGAAAACCCGATGACTTTGCGATTTTCGTTGATAAGGCGAGTGCGCGAGCAGTATAGAGCGGGCTGATTTCCGGGGAACGACTGCAATTGGCGGATGCTTCTTTCCAGCTTGTCGTTGTGCCAGATATCGTCCTGATCGCTGAATGCGAAAAAGTCTCCCTCGACATTCTCATTTCTAACAAGCGACATAAAGTTTTTGGCAAATCCCTCGCGGGGTCCGCTGAATAAATGAATGCGCTGTGAATCGATCAATTCCCGGTAGGTTTCCAGTAGCGCAAGTGTGCCGTCGGTAGAACCATCATCGGATATGTACAGCGTCCAGTTTTGATGAGTCTGGGATATGAGCGAATCGATCTGTTCTTTCAGGTATGCCTGGCCATTGTACGTGCACATCAGGATTGCGACTTTACACTGGGAGGGCAATTTCATCTGGGCTTCGACGGATAGATCAGAATCTGGTTGACCGGCTCGGGGCGGTTGCGGCTCCATGCGTCCTCGCGTTTTGAGTTAAATAATGCTTCAGATGCAGTTAAAAAACAGACCTGATGGCTTAGTGATATCGCCCGGTGATCGCAGAGCGGCAAACGGGATGCGCACAGGAGGTGTATTTTATCTGTGCAGCAGGTTTAATCTCTACTCTTTTGCGTTTTAATACAGACTGCAGCCAGGGGTTCACTGGGATTGGCACGAAGGTGGCAATTTACCTGCCAAAGTATTTGGTCTCTGGCGTGATCCCTGCCCGCTTGGGGTGGCCGATATGAAATGGACGGATGGTTAATGGATAAAATGCGATTATTCCTGCTTGGAATGCCTCGCCAAAGAAAACGTCTGATTCAGGTAATCATGGACGTATTCCTGGTGTGGATATCGCTATGGGGATCGTTCGTGGTTCGTTTGGGAATCGAAAATGTTACCCAGCCCATTGAGACGCATCTCTGGCTCTTTATCAGCGCGCCGCTGATTGCCATTCCATTGTTCATTCGTTTCGGCATGTATCGTGCCGTGATGCGTTATTTTGGCAACGATGCGCTAATCGCCATTATCAAAGCGGTCAGTCTGTCTGCGCTCATCCTCGCTTTAGTCGTCTTCTGGTACAGCAACCACAAGACTGTGGTGCCGCGTTCCATCATCTTCAATTACTGGTGGTTAAGCCTGGTGATCATCGGGGGACTGCGCTTATGCATGCGCCAGTATTTCATGGGCGACTGGTTCATGGCGGCCAAGCATGTCCCGTTTACGAGTCGCGACGACGGCCTCACCAAGGTCGCAGTGTACGGCGCGGGAGTGGCTGGTAATCAACTGGTTGCTGCGCTGCGGATGGGGCGCGTGATGCGGCCTGTGGCGTTTATCGATGATGATGCAAGCATTGCTGATCGCTCCATTTCCGGTCTGCAAGTCTACAAACCAAAACATATACAGCAAATGATCGATGTCACCGGAGCGCAGGAGATCCTGCTTGCGCTGCCATCATCGACTCGTGCGCGGCGTCGCGAGATTCTCAACTTGCTGGAAGGTTTCCCCCTTCATGTGCGCAGCGTTCCAAACTTCACCGATCTGGCAAGCGGCCGGGTCAAAGTCGAAGACATTCAGGAAATCGATATCGCAGATTTGCTCGGGCGAGACGCTGTCCCGGCTCAGCCTGATTTACTCGAGCGCTGTATCAAAGGCAAGACAGTCATGGTAACTGGGGCCGGTGGTTCCATCGGTTCGGAGTTATGCCGGCAGATATTTTTGCTGGGCCCGACAACATTGCTTCTGTTTGAACATAGTGAGTTCAATCTTTACAGCATTCTCTCCGAGCTCGAGCAGCGTGGCTGCCGTGATGCGGTGGACGTTCGCCTGCTGCCGATCCTCGGTTCCATCCGTCACCAGGAAAAACTGCTCGACGTGATGAAGACCTGGAAGGTCGACACTGTCTATCACGCGGCGGCTTACAAACACGTACCGATGGTGGAGCACAATATCGCGGAGGGTGTGCTGAATAATGTTATCGGCACACTAAACACTGCTCAGGCAGCGCTGCAGTCAGGTGTCTCAAACTTCGTTCTGATTTCTACCGACAAGGCCGTACGTCCCACCAATGTCATGGGCAGTACCAAACGACTTGCCGAGCTGACGCTGCAAGCGCTCAGTCGCGAGATCGCCCCGGTATTGTTCGGTGATAAGGCCAATGTCTCTCGAGTCAACAAAACTCGATTTACCATGGTTCGTTTCGGCAATGTATTAGGTTCGTCCGGTTCAGTGATCCCTCTGTTTCACAGGCAAATCAAGTCCGGCGGCCCGCTGACGGTCACTCACCCGAAAATCACCCGCTACTTCATGACCATCCCCGAAGCCGCTCAATTGGTGATCCAGGCTGGCTCCATGGGACAAGGCGGCGACGTATTCGTGCTGGACATGGGCGAACCGGTAAGGATTGTCGAGCTGGCAGAAAAGATGATTCACCTCTCGGGCCTGAGCATTCGTTCCGATCGCAATCCTCAAGGAGATATCTCCATTGAGTTCACTGGATTGCGCCCGGGCGAAAAGCTCTTCGAGGAACTGTTGATCGGCGATAACGTAGCCGCCACCCCACATCCGATGATCATGACGGCTAGCGAGGACCATTTGCCATGGGATGTGTTGAAAGGGCGTTTGAGTGATCTGCTGATTGCTGTCGAGAAAGATGACTATGCCCGCGTCCGTCAACTCCTGCGTGAAACCGTCAGCGGTTACACCCCCGACGGCGAAATCGTCGACTGGATCTACCAGCAGCGCCGTCTCGAGCCTTGATTGTTTCACATCCTGTAACGCACGCATTTTTGACATAGCTCCAGCATGACCTACGTTTGAAGAGCAGCTTCGGAAAAGCTGCTTTCTCAAACGATGATGGAGCGTCACTAATGCGTACCGGTTACTTCTATTCCCTGATTTTTGCCTTCCTCACCAGTGCATCGATTGCCGCTATTGCCGCACCTGTTGCGCCAGCGGAGTCAGCCAGGGCGCCGATCGTAATGGATACAGCGGCGCCTTCCCAAGGTGCAAAAATCGATCTCAACGGTGCTGACGCAGCGACGCTGCAAAAAGAGCTGGCCGGAGTCGGTGAGGCCAAAGCCAAAGCGATTGTTGCATATCGTGAAACAAACGGTCCTTTCGCCTCCGTGGATGAATTGCTGGAAGTGAAAGGAATTGGCAAGGCGATCCTGGATCGCAATCGCGACAAGCTGGAAGTCAACTAAGCTTACTGTTCAACGCCAAGGGGGCCGGTCTTAGACCGGCCTTTTTCATTTGGCGCAGTGCTTGGCTGCGGATAACAGTGGAGAGGGCACCCGTCGGACGATTTAAAATTACGGCTATCATATTGCGTTTGGATTATGCCTATAATAATTTGCCGGTGCGTCAAGCCAACACGTCTCATCGGCAACGTCCTTCATCAAGCATTCCAGGAGCATTCTCATGAATTCCGCACAATCTAAAGGTACTGCTCTGGTTACCGGTGCATCGTCCGGTATCGGTGCGATTTACGCTCAGCGCCTGGCGGCGCGTGGTTTTGATCTGCTGCTGGTTGCCCGTGACAAGGATCGTCTGGAAAGCGCCGCGAGTCAGTTGCGCGATGCCCATGGTGTTCAGGTCGAAGTGCTGAAAGCAGACCTGACGCAAAAGGATGACGTACTCAAACTCGAGCAACGCCTGCGCAGCGATTCCAGCATCAGTTTGCTGGTGAATAACGCCGGTGTGGCGTCGGACGGTTTGTTGGCCAACGCCGATATGGACCAGTTGGAGCGCTTGATCCAGTTGAACATCACCGCCGTCACGCGCCTTGCCTCGGCCGCGGCCGCGAGTTTCGCTAAGGCCGGGCGTGGCACGATCATCAATATCGCCTCGGTGGTGGCGCTGTTTCCGGAACGCTTCAACGCCACCTACAGCGCTAGCAAAGCTTATGTACTGAGCCTGACCCAGTCGCTGAACACTGAACTCGAAGGCACCGGCGTGCAGATCCAGGCCGTGCTGCCGGGTGTGACTCGCACCGAAATCTGGGAGCGCTCCGGCATCGATGCCAGTGGCATTCCGGCAGAAATGGTCATGGACGCAGGCGAGATGGTCGATGCGGCGCTGGCCGGTCTGGATCAGGGCGAGTTGATCACCATTCCTTCGCTGCCTGACGCAGGCGAATGGCACGCCTTTGTTGCGGCTCGCCATGTCATGGCACCGAACCTTTCCCGCAGTTCCGCAGCCCAACGCTACAAGTCCGGCAATTGAATTGATCAGAGGTCACCACGGTATGGATTCGCGTCGAATAGTCGTCACGGGCATGGGCCTGGTTTCACCCTTGGGCAGCGATCTCGAAGTCGTATGGCAGCGTTTGCTGGCCGGGCGTTCTGGTTTGCGTAACTTGCCTGAAGCAACGGTCGCTGATTTGCCCACGCGAGTCGGCGGCGCGGTGCCAACGCTGGAAGAAGACGCTGAGGCAGGATTTGATCCGGATCGCGCCACGCCACCCAAGGAACAGAAGAAGATGGACCGCTTTATTCTGTTCGCCATGGAAGCTGCCCGGCAGGCATTGGAACAGGCTGACTGGCACCCCTCGGAAAGCAAAAGCCAGGAGCGTACAGCTACGATCATCGGCTCCGGTGTCGGCGGTTTCGGCGCGATTGCCGACGCTGTACGCACCACCGACAGTCGCGGTCCTCGGCGTTTGTCGCCATTCACCATTCCGTCGTTCCTGGTCAATCTCGCGGCAGGGCACGTGTCGATTCAACACGGCCTCAAGGGGCCTTTGGGCGCACCCGTGACGGCGTGCGCTGCGGGTGTTCAAGCGATTGGCGATGCGGCGCGCTTGATCCGCGCCGGTGAAGCGGATATTGCCGTGTGTGGCGGCGCGGAAGCTTGCATCGACCGCGTCAGTCTTGCCGGTTTTGCGGCAGCGCGGGCGTTATCCAGCGGCTACAACGACACCCCGCAGCGCGCCTCTCGGCCGTTCGACAGCGGTCGCGACGGCTTCGTGATGGGTGAGGGTGCGGGGCTGTTGGTGATTGAATCCCTGGAACACGCCTTGGCGCGTGGCGCGACGCCGCTGGGGGAACTGGTCGGTTATGGCACCAGCGCCGATGCCTATCACCTGACTGCCGGGCCGGAAGATGGCAGTGGTGCGCGGCGCGCGATGACGCTGGCATTGGCGCAGGCGGGTATCACGCCGGATCAGGTGCAGCACCTCAACGCTCATGCGACCTCGACCCCGGTGGGCGACCTCGGCGAGTTGGCGGCGATCAAAGCGTTGTTCGGCACGCAAAATAAAATCGCCGTGACCTCGACCAAGTCCGCCACCGGTCATTTGCTCGGCGCTGCCGGTGGGCTTGAAGCCATTTTCACGCTGCTGGCGATTCGTGATCAGGTGGTGCCGCCGACGCTGAATTTCGACAATCCCGATCCGGCGAGCGCAGGTGTAGATATCGTCCACGGCCAGGCGCGACCGATGGCGATCGAATATGCACTGTCCAACGGTTTCGGGTTCGGCGGGGTCAATGCCAGCGTGCTGTTCAAGCGCTGGCAGGCTTAATCCCGGTCCTTGAGGTGATCGCGGGTGACATCGAGGATGCGTTGCGCAAACTCGGCATCCGCGACACTACGTGACAGCAGCAGTGCACCGACCAGTGTCGACATTATGACGATGGCGCGGTCTGCGCTGTTTTCGCCTTCGAGGCTGTTTTCGATCTGCTCCAGCCGTGCATTCAACACCGCGTCGCTGGTAGGACTCGGTTGTCCACGCAGGCCCAGTTCGGAAGAAATGGTCAGCAACGGGCAGCCTTCATGCGGCGACGTTTGATGCCATTCCGACAGGTACGTCTCGATAAAGGCATCAAGCGGATTATCCTGCGAAAAAATCTCTGCACATAACCCGTCAACCTGGTTGCCGGCCTCTTGCAAGGCTTTCTCGACCAACTCGTCCTTGGACTTGAAATGTGAGTAGAAACCGCCATGGGTCAGACCCAGCGCTTTCATCAGGGGTTGCAGGCCCGTAGCGCCGATTCCGTCCTTGCGAAAGCGTGCCGAAGCCTCCTTGATAATGCGCTGATGGGTCTGGGCTTTATGGTCCTGCGAATAACGCATCTGGAACTCTCCGCAACAATGTCCCCATCTTAACCAAGGAAAATTAGATGGTGACTGTACTTCTACTTCTTAAAAGCGTGCAGATAGGTCCAATGGCTATAAAAAGCACAAACCCCGCCGATCAGGCGGGGTTGTGTTCAGCGATCTTGGGCGTCTTTGGCGTCGGCTTCGGCATTGCGTTGGGCAACGCGTCGGCGTTCTTCATCGGTCAGATCGACCTTGTTGGCGGTGTCGCGCAACATCATTAATCCGCCGACGATCGAGCCGATTGCAACGACCAGAATCAACCAGGCATACCAGGGCATAACGGCTCTCCTTAAGGGCAGGTCGACGGGCGAGGATTTCGCCGTGCGACGCTGCATACCACGTTTGAGCGAAGTGACTTCGCAGTGGTTCCATTCTAGGCCGCTTGCACCGGGTTCACCCGAAATCCCTCAATTGCCCGTCA contains these protein-coding regions:
- the fabF gene encoding beta-ketoacyl-ACP synthase II; this encodes MDSRRIVVTGMGLVSPLGSDLEVVWQRLLAGRSGLRNLPEATVADLPTRVGGAVPTLEEDAEAGFDPDRATPPKEQKKMDRFILFAMEAARQALEQADWHPSESKSQERTATIIGSGVGGFGAIADAVRTTDSRGPRRLSPFTIPSFLVNLAAGHVSIQHGLKGPLGAPVTACAAGVQAIGDAARLIRAGEADIAVCGGAEACIDRVSLAGFAAARALSSGYNDTPQRASRPFDSGRDGFVMGEGAGLLVIESLEHALARGATPLGELVGYGTSADAYHLTAGPEDGSGARRAMTLALAQAGITPDQVQHLNAHATSTPVGDLGELAAIKALFGTQNKIAVTSTKSATGHLLGAAGGLEAIFTLLAIRDQVVPPTLNFDNPDPASAGVDIVHGQARPMAIEYALSNGFGFGGVNASVLFKRWQA
- a CDS encoding TetR/AcrR family transcriptional regulator, producing the protein MRYSQDHKAQTHQRIIKEASARFRKDGIGATGLQPLMKALGLTHGGFYSHFKSKDELVEKALQEAGNQVDGLCAEIFSQDNPLDAFIETYLSEWHQTSPHEGCPLLTISSELGLRGQPSPTSDAVLNARLEQIENSLEGENSADRAIVIMSTLVGALLLSRSVADAEFAQRILDVTRDHLKDRD
- a CDS encoding DUF2897 family protein, giving the protein MPWYAWLILVVAIGSIVGGLMMLRDTANKVDLTDEERRRVAQRNAEADAKDAQDR